The region AAGGTGAAAATTTTAACCGCAGGAATACATTGAAGTATTTCGAGGATTAAAATTTGAGCCTGACGCCGAGCGGAAGAGGCGTTCATGCTTTGCAGTATTTCAAGGATTGAAATTTGTCCGCGCCTCACTTGGACTCCCCACCCAACGGGTGGGTCCCCGGTTTGCGGCTGACGCAGCTTGCCTGCCGGGTGTTTGGCGGGCTTGTCACGCCTTAGCCATGGCGGAGGCGGAAGATTGGACTAAGATAGGCGTTTTTCAAAGGTCTTGACGATGGATCGGGGCTTCCATGCGCCTTTATCTCGGGCTGGTCCATTTTCCGGTTTACAACAAGAACCGTCGGGCGATCGCCTCAGCGGTCACGACCTTTGATCTCCACGATCTGTCGCGATTGGCGAAGACATACGGGGCGAAGGGGCTTTTTATCGTGACCCCGCTGAAGGACCAGCAGGAATTGGTCAAGCGGGTTATCCGCCACTGGGAGGAAGGATTCGGATCCGAATACAATCCAGACCGCAAAAAGGCCCTTGCCCTCGCCACGATCTCGGAGTCAATCGGTTCCTCCATGGAACAGATTGAAGGGCGGGAGGGAGAACGCCCCCTTCTTATCGCCACCGCCGCTTCGTTTCGAAACGGGAAACCAATCAGCTATCCCGAAGCCTCCGGGCTCCTGACGGAGGGGAAAGTGGTTTTTCTCGTCTTCGGAACCGCGTGGGGGTTGACACAAGAGGTGATCGAGAACTCGGATTTCGTGCTCGATCCCATCCTCGGACGGACCGGTTACAATCACCTCTCAGTGCGGGCGGCTGCGGCGATCATTCTGGATCGACTCACGGGTTCCTATGGGAACAGCCCTCAGGTTCGTGCACCGGGACACGAGCCGAGCGTAAGATAGAGGGCAAACCAAGTTTAAGGAGACAGTGAATATGAATATTATTGACATGTTGGAAAAAGAACAGATGCGGGTCGATATCCCTGATTTCAAGGCCGGTGATACCATTCGGGTCCATGCCAGGATCAAGGAGGGAGACAAGGAAAGGATCCAGGTATTCCAGGGTGTGGTCATTCGGAAGAGAAAGGGAAACACCGGCGCAACCTTCACGGTGCGAAAGGTCTCTTACGGTATCGGCGTCGAGAGGATATTTCCCTTGCACTCCCCCTCTATTGAAAAAATTGAGGTCGTAACCAGGGGAAAGGTACGACAAGGGAGACTGTATTACATGCGCAAGCTGCGAGGCAAGGCTGCACGCATCAAAGAAAAGAGAGTCAAACCTTAATTTCCCTGTTGGAAATTCTTTGGCTGCCGCAGGCAAAAACTTTCCCCTTTTCCCCGAGCTCAAGGACCCCGCACGTGCCGATACGCTGTTTTATGAGGCCATGGCGAGGAAGGCCGGATACAAACGGATTGCTGGTGTCGACGAGGCGGGGCGAGGGCCTCTTGCGGGCCCTGTTGTGGCAGGGGCCGTCATTCTCAGGGAAGGCGTACCCCTGGAAGGCGTGACTGATTCCAAAAAAATGACCGAGAAGGCACGGACCGAGGCCTTTTCCCTTATTTCGCACGATGCGCTCGCCGTAAGCCTCGGAGTAGTATCCCCTGCCTTTATTGATCGACATAATATCTTGAGGGCCTCCCTGGAGGCCATGCGGCGGGCCGTACTGTCGCTGGACCCGCCTCCCGACTTTCTCCTTGTGGATGGATTGCAAAAAGTTCCTGTTCCAATTCCGCAGAAGTGCCTGAAAAAAGGGGATCAAAGGAGCCTGAGCATCTCGGCCGCCTCCGTGATGGCCAAGGTTTACCGGGACCGTATCATGTGTTCCTTCCACTCCTCCTATCCCATGTACGGATTCGATACCAACAAGGGGTACGGCACAGCGGTCCACCGGGAGGCCTTGAGGATTTACGGGCCCTGCCCCATCCACAGGATGACCTTCAGGGGGGTTCGGTGAGGTGACGAGGGCGAGGCAGGAACTCGGAAAGGCGGGAGAAAACGTGGCCCTTCGGGCCCTGGAGAGCATGGGATATCGATGTATCACCCGCAATTACAGGTGCCCTTTGGGCGAAATCGATATGGTTGCAAGGGACGGCGACACCCTTGTCTTCATCGAGATCAAAACCAGGAAGGGTAAATCCTTGGGGTATGCCAAAGAGGCCGTAGATTCTCGAAAGCAGAGACGAATTTCTATGGTCGCCCTGGCCTACATGAAGGCCAATCATTGCTGCGATGTCAAATCGCGGTTTGACGTCGTGGCCGTCCACCTTGCAAACGGAAAGGAAGAGGTCGAAATCATCAAGAACGCCTTCGATCTGGCCTACTGATAAAGGATCATAAGGTGAAAGCTTCGCATACTCTTTCACAAAACAGGATTTGCGATTTAAAGCAGGGGCCGGCACACAATGGAGCCGGATGAACAGAACGAAATCAGGGGTAAAGGGAGGGGAACCCTCTACGTTGTTTCCACGCCCATTGGAAACCTGGAGGATATCACCCTCCGCGCTCTCAAGGTCCTGGAACAGGTGGATCTCATCGCTGCTGAGAGTGTGAACCATACCAGGGGGCTTTGCCGTCATTACGGGATCCGCACAAAAATTATTCGATACAACCAGCACAATCAAAGAAGCAGAGGGCCCTTACTGATCGATAAATTGAAAAATGGCGAGGATATCGCCCTCCTCACCAACGCCGGAACACCTGGAGTCTCCGACCCAGGGGTTGCATTGACCGCCCAGGCCTTGGAGGAAGGCCTGAGGGTCTCACCCGTTCCCGGGCCCTCATCCATTACAGCGGCCCTATCCGTTTCCGGGCTCAGGGGAGATAAATTTCTCTTCATGGGGTTTCCTCCAAACCGCTCCAATAAGAGGAAAACGGAATTCAGGGGGCTCGCTTCCGAAGGTCGGACCCTGGTGTTTTTTGAAGCCCCCCATCGCCTTCGGGAGATGCTTGTGGACCTCAAGGCCGTCCTTGGGGACCGAAGGATCGTGCTGGCCCGGGAGATGACCAAAATCCACGAGGAAATCATGACGGGGACCGTGAGTGAGGTCCTGGAACGCCTCGACGAAGACCGTGTCAAAGGAGAGTGCACCATCGTTGTTTCCGGGACCGAGGTTTTTCGACCTGAATCCATTCAGGATCCGGGGATAGGGGAAAAAATCCACCGAATGATGAAAAAGGGGGAAGGGAGTCTAAGGGACATTGCCGAGAGGATAGCCCGGGAGGAAGGTCTCCCCTATCGCAGGGTATATCGGGCCTGCCTGGCTAACAAGAGGGAAACGGAAAGGAAGTAGAGGGGATCTGGACGATACCAACGATCGACAATACAGGATCTCAGATCCCCGAGGGTCATAATCGGAGGCTCGTTTAGTTGACATGGAGAATCGATCGCATGATAACGAGCAAATCAGGACGCTGAGAATCGAAAACGAGCTCGGTTTACATGCGCGTTCGGCGGCCAAAATCGTGGCCCTTGCCAACCAGTTCAAGGCGGACCTATATTTCAAAAAGGAAGGTCAGGAGGTGGATGGATCCAGTATCCTGTCTATCCTGACCCTGGCATGTCCGAGGGGTACCGAAATCGAGGTTCGAACGGTGGGGGAAGAGTCGGTTGCGCTGATGGAAGCAGTGAGTGAACTTTTCAAGGAAAAATTCGGTGAATTGAAGTGACAAAGGGGGATCCTCAAAACATAACCAAGCTCAGGGGAATCGCCGTA is a window of Deltaproteobacteria bacterium DNA encoding:
- a CDS encoding RNA methyltransferase, with translation MRLYLGLVHFPVYNKNRRAIASAVTTFDLHDLSRLAKTYGAKGLFIVTPLKDQQELVKRVIRHWEEGFGSEYNPDRKKALALATISESIGSSMEQIEGREGERPLLIATAASFRNGKPISYPEASGLLTEGKVVFLVFGTAWGLTQEVIENSDFVLDPILGRTGYNHLSVRAAAAIILDRLTGSYGNSPQVRAPGHEPSVR
- the rplS gene encoding 50S ribosomal protein L19, with protein sequence MNIIDMLEKEQMRVDIPDFKAGDTIRVHARIKEGDKERIQVFQGVVIRKRKGNTGATFTVRKVSYGIGVERIFPLHSPSIEKIEVVTRGKVRQGRLYYMRKLRGKAARIKEKRVKP
- a CDS encoding ribonuclease HII, with the translated sequence MARKAGYKRIAGVDEAGRGPLAGPVVAGAVILREGVPLEGVTDSKKMTEKARTEAFSLISHDALAVSLGVVSPAFIDRHNILRASLEAMRRAVLSLDPPPDFLLVDGLQKVPVPIPQKCLKKGDQRSLSISAASVMAKVYRDRIMCSFHSSYPMYGFDTNKGYGTAVHREALRIYGPCPIHRMTFRGVR
- a CDS encoding YraN family protein; amino-acid sequence: MTRARQELGKAGENVALRALESMGYRCITRNYRCPLGEIDMVARDGDTLVFIEIKTRKGKSLGYAKEAVDSRKQRRISMVALAYMKANHCCDVKSRFDVVAVHLANGKEEVEIIKNAFDLAY
- the rsmI gene encoding 16S rRNA (cytidine(1402)-2'-O)-methyltransferase, translated to MEPDEQNEIRGKGRGTLYVVSTPIGNLEDITLRALKVLEQVDLIAAESVNHTRGLCRHYGIRTKIIRYNQHNQRSRGPLLIDKLKNGEDIALLTNAGTPGVSDPGVALTAQALEEGLRVSPVPGPSSITAALSVSGLRGDKFLFMGFPPNRSNKRKTEFRGLASEGRTLVFFEAPHRLREMLVDLKAVLGDRRIVLAREMTKIHEEIMTGTVSEVLERLDEDRVKGECTIVVSGTEVFRPESIQDPGIGEKIHRMMKKGEGSLRDIAERIAREEGLPYRRVYRACLANKRETERK
- a CDS encoding HPr family phosphocarrier protein, encoding MENRSHDNEQIRTLRIENELGLHARSAAKIVALANQFKADLYFKKEGQEVDGSSILSILTLACPRGTEIEVRTVGEESVALMEAVSELFKEKFGELK